The Anomaloglossus baeobatrachus isolate aAnoBae1 chromosome 4, aAnoBae1.hap1, whole genome shotgun sequence genome contains the following window.
gaatgaggccagaatgaggctctcatagacttgtattgagttgtgacctccggatcAATGAAACACtgtagctgctggcaggtcacaaatcgctggaCAGGGATAGGGATTAGCCTAGGGccacctagcttgagggacagatcAGAAACACACTATCCTTTTTACCAAGCCGTCATTGCAATGACATCGTGAAGCAGACCACTGCTAAAACAACTTTACCACCAGTGAAGCCGCTAGCttttttcttgaccagctgagggaggattctccggtcgtgatgtctgtgtaaccaaacccccttatcctctaagaataaacacacggactgcatgcgacttggttcaaaatggccacagcagccttttattgcctattgttttacaaactagcaccttaggaacgccgtccaacgggcgacccaaaacaaccacataacggtaacaatagacaataacatttacaataccccccggggtaggcccagtccactaactactactccccctgtccccggccgcaacacaccgacccagagacgaggtgccaatcacccacggattgacccccacactttggcagaaccccgtgcctgccacatcccggaaaccgagagccaccataccaagacaatgactcccggtccagtcaccaatcacttccaaacctctggaccagacctacccccaccgctgctgtgacaaagagtatcccaactacccaaaacatatcccccacataacaacacaaagggagggtgggcggggatcgttcggcgtccggaaacagaagaggaggtaactctttcctctcccagactaaccctttccctgctcctcctcttcctcccaggctaagaccatcccccaatgccatattaggcatacacataactgtccctattaaccccatcactccctacctcccccttggtcatgtcgcccctcccccccaagtgggtccgtggctttctgaacAAACCCTGCCTAGGAAATCCTCGGCTGGTGCACTGGCATCTTAAAGACACCGTGTGCACATGCCCTAAtatagattttttaaaaaaatacataaattaagAAAACTTGGTGCAGAtcaaaaaaagaataaaaacaccaaaaactagacaaaaaaagacGTAAATGCAATTCTGAATTGGGCCCTAAATTTTAGCTTGTGCAAACGTAGACATTTTCTGTAAATATGGCCAAAGTACGTCTATTGATTAgatctatggaataaaagagtaagGACATGACTTTCTTTTACAGCTGGCTTATCGAGGAGTGACGGAAAACATGGAATTAGTAACGGATGCAAAGAGTGGATTACAGAAGTATAACTGGGATAAGAAGATTggagaaagaaaagaagagaacaGACCTATGTACCTGTTAAGAACAAGTCAGGCACTTGATTATGACTATGGAAACACAACATACGATAGGGGGCATCTAAACCCCTGTGGGCACCATACTGTCAGTCGCGATGAATATAAAGCGACATTCACCCTGACCAATGCAGTACCAATGCTACCAGAGATAAATCAAGTTTGGAGTGTATATGAAAATGAGATGATTAACATGTTAACAGATCAAAAGGAAGAAATATACGTAATAACGGGGATTGTACCGGGGAATGTACCGATAAAGGAGGGTGGATTATCTGCTCCGACTCATGTGTGGAACGCCTATTGCCACGTAGATAAGAATGGTAAACCTAAAGGGGTCGGAGCTGCACTTGTTCAAAATACAATGGGTAGCAAAATTGGGAAATTTAACAATATTGGTGATTTTCAAAAGAAACTGCAAGACCTTCTGGGAGTTATTAATATTGAGCTATTTAGCAATGGCTGTAAGCCTGAGAAATAATGAGCTCCTCTTCTGCTATATTACCGACTATATAATCGTTAGCTCCTGAATTGTAACATGGGACTGATTTGTTTTTTCGATGCTATGAATTCATTATGTAATGCTTTATTCTCCATTACAGCAAtatataacaaataataataaatcACTTTTTATCGCATTATATAGTTGTATTGTTTTATTTGATTTCAGCAATAAAATCGTAATGTAGAAAATTAAAGATTTGCCAGCACGACCTATAGTATTAATTGAATGTgcaagtgtaaaggccccgttacacgcaacgacgtatctaacgatatattgccggggtcacggattccgtgacgcacatctggcatcgttagcgacgtcgttgcgtgtgacaccaacgaacggccgttaacgatggaaaatactgacctaatcgtccatcgttgacacgtcattccttttcaaaatatcgttgattgttgaggacgcaggttgttcgtcattcagcacacatcgctacgtgtgacacctcgggaacgacgaactacagcttacctgtggccaccggcaatgtggaaggaaggaggtgggcaggatgttacggcccgcTCATTTCAGCTCCtctgcttcaattgggcggccgcttagtgacgccgctgtgacgccgcaccaaccgcccccttagaaaggaggcggttcgccggcaacagcgacgtcgcttggaaggtaagtccgtgtgatgggtccgagcgatgttgtgcgccacgggcagcgatttgtccgtgacgcacaaccgatgagggcgggtacactcgctagcgatatcgctgcgtgtaacagggcctttagactgaATACAAGAATTTCACTGTTACTACACATAAATACATGGGGCTCTTCAAGGGACTCTGTACAAACcaagtacatatactgtataaagagcctggtgtgggtggggtcagctttttcagctctgctgcattgttaAATCTATCATttatgattgtgtcagaacggctgcacctagTCACCTAAGTGATAcgctgttggattcagggtctctttgcccacatcatgctgctgtcatatcaggtagcaaaaacctgctgacagattccatttaaagctCACCAATTACCAAGATTTTCCTAAATAAccaaaagtcagtgctatactggcactatcaggctgattctatacatacctttagttgtcagctcggatgtataagttttgaaacacaagcaagtaaagcatgtaaaatgaacagttttttgattggcagcaactgcagcagctgatagctggggtggggtttCATAGTGATTTCCACcctcctgcctgtccatcctccccctattatttatgctaattccattatagaagtgttttactaatggttgtggctataaaTAATGGTGGCTAGAAGGATCTGTActaacgtcatacccatgtgaccaataaGGGTGGAGCCTCAGCCAAAGTTGGCTGAGGTTCCACTCctattggtcacatgggtatgacatcagcaaggtcttTCTAGCCACCATgacttatagccacaaccttctataatgggattagcataaataataaggggaggaaggacaggcaggggggcagaaTAATTTTCAAACCACACCCCAGTTATTAGCTGCTCAGCAGCTGCCAATC
Protein-coding sequences here:
- the LOC142301964 gene encoding endonuclease domain-containing 1 protein-like — encoded protein: MKLLLIISLILAVAIGTQARVNNDFNNCPEYFYRAHVPSGFQGIAKSDLFDRKKLPDGINVNDLSSPAYICQTFDGSNRFATLYDRGRRMPLYSAYIMDVKASESEKNCKRVNTFRVEPQLAYRGVTENMELVTDAKSGLQKYNWDKKIGERKEENRPMYLLRTSQALDYDYGNTTYDRGHLNPCGHHTVSRDEYKATFTLTNAVPMLPEINQVWSVYENEMINMLTDQKEEIYVITGIVPGNVPIKEGGLSAPTHVWNAYCHVDKNGKPKGVGAALVQNTMGSKIGKFNNIGDFQKKLQDLLGVINIELFSNGCKPEK